Proteins from a genomic interval of Oceanispirochaeta crateris:
- a CDS encoding SIR2 family NAD-dependent protein deacylase, with product MTSIKDIFRLINETKNILIGAGSGLSAAGGMLYTDKPFFDKHFPGYSERYGLGYTYEAAFHNFPTLVEQYTYWARHIKEMRIDFPVGAVYTRLLELLKDKNHFVISTNVDGQFEKAGFDKEKLFTPQGDYSFFQCSRHCCDQLYSNKEWCDQMLDGIKDTDFAGHKDHIPFCPNCGELLAVNIRKDSFFVEKPWMAKQEDYASFIDSTKGEELVLLELGVGFNTPTIIRLPFEKLAADRKNISLIRVNQDNTQLFLKEAEMNYLSVQQPIEKFLMEL from the coding sequence ATGACATCTATAAAAGACATATTTAGACTGATAAACGAAACTAAAAATATACTGATTGGTGCCGGCTCAGGTCTCTCGGCAGCAGGTGGAATGCTGTATACAGACAAACCCTTCTTTGATAAACACTTCCCCGGGTATTCTGAAAGATATGGTCTGGGCTATACCTACGAAGCTGCCTTCCATAACTTCCCAACACTGGTAGAACAATACACATATTGGGCCAGACATATCAAAGAAATGAGAATTGATTTTCCTGTGGGCGCTGTATATACAAGGCTTTTGGAATTGCTTAAAGATAAGAACCATTTTGTAATTTCGACAAATGTTGATGGTCAGTTTGAAAAAGCTGGATTCGATAAGGAGAAACTATTTACGCCGCAAGGGGATTACTCCTTTTTCCAATGTTCTCGGCATTGCTGTGATCAATTGTATTCAAATAAGGAATGGTGTGATCAAATGCTGGATGGTATAAAAGATACCGACTTTGCCGGTCATAAAGACCATATCCCCTTTTGTCCTAATTGCGGAGAACTGCTGGCAGTCAATATCCGGAAAGATTCATTTTTTGTTGAGAAACCCTGGATGGCAAAACAGGAGGACTATGCCTCTTTTATTGATTCTACTAAAGGAGAAGAATTAGTACTCCTTGAACTTGGTGTGGGCTTTAATACGCCAACAATTATCAGATTACCCTTTGAAAAATTGGCTGCTGACAGAAAAAATATAAGTTTAATACGGGTTAATCAGGATAATACACAGTTATTTCTTAAAGAAGCTGAAATGAACTATCTAAGCGTGCAACAGCCAATTGAAAAATTCTTAATGGAATTATGA
- a CDS encoding corrinoid protein, which yields MADLEQISEMMQKGKAKEVKELCQEALDAGISAQTILDDALLAAMNIVGIKFKNNQVFVPEVLIAARAMNAGLEILKSELEAGESEVKGKVVLGTVKGDLHDIGKNLVKIMLEGKGLEVIDLGTDVSPEQYVEAAKTNNANIIAVSALLTTTMTQMENVVKAAEDAGIRDKITIMIGGAPVTQSFCDSIGADIYTPDASTAADKAMEVCLK from the coding sequence ATGGCTGATCTCGAACAGATTTCCGAAATGATGCAGAAAGGTAAAGCTAAAGAGGTAAAAGAATTATGTCAGGAAGCCTTGGATGCAGGCATTTCGGCTCAAACGATTCTGGATGACGCTCTGCTGGCTGCCATGAATATCGTCGGAATAAAATTCAAAAACAATCAGGTATTCGTTCCCGAAGTTCTCATTGCCGCCCGTGCTATGAATGCTGGACTGGAAATACTGAAATCAGAACTCGAAGCCGGCGAGTCTGAAGTAAAAGGGAAAGTTGTCCTGGGTACAGTAAAAGGAGACCTTCATGACATCGGCAAAAACCTTGTTAAAATCATGTTGGAAGGGAAGGGACTGGAGGTCATTGACCTGGGCACTGACGTATCACCCGAACAATACGTAGAAGCAGCCAAGACTAACAATGCCAATATCATTGCCGTATCTGCCCTACTGACAACAACAATGACCCAGATGGAAAACGTTGTGAAAGCGGCTGAAGATGCCGGAATCAGGGATAAGATCACCATCATGATCGGAGGAGCTCCCGTAACCCAGTCCTTCTGTGATTCCATCGGAGCCGACATCTATACTCCCGATGCATCCACTGCAGCTGATAAAGCTATGGAAGTTTGCTTAAAATAA
- a CDS encoding aldose epimerase family protein, translating into MKISKKIFGTLPDGSKADLYTLEGNNGFVVQFTSFGGIITSIQYPNRKGKVEELTLGFDTLEEYTKTRYYFGASIGRFGNRIANGRFTLEGREYTLPQNNGTNCLHGGLDHAFDRKNWLTTPFENKDSVGVILNSFSPDGEEGFPGNLSTTMTYTLTYKGELILDYKAVTDKATPVNLTNHTYFNLSGIATGTILDHRLQLDCPFYLPVDENLIPTGEILSVKNTEMDFTTEEAIGTRIDQVAGGGYDHCYVLPSGREVRKYGTVYDPHSGRIMNVFTDQPGVQLYTGNSLDNVKGRGSQVYKKNGGFCLETQMFPDCVNQTHFPDCILRPGEVYSHTSAYQFSVKKV; encoded by the coding sequence ATGAAAATAAGCAAAAAAATCTTTGGAACTCTTCCCGATGGAAGTAAGGCTGATCTCTATACACTGGAAGGAAATAACGGATTTGTTGTACAGTTTACAAGCTTCGGCGGCATCATCACCTCCATTCAATATCCGAATAGAAAAGGCAAAGTTGAAGAGCTGACCCTCGGTTTTGATACCTTGGAAGAATACACCAAAACCCGTTATTATTTTGGTGCTTCCATTGGACGTTTTGGCAACCGTATTGCCAATGGACGTTTTACCCTGGAAGGAAGAGAGTACACATTGCCTCAAAATAATGGAACAAACTGTCTCCATGGAGGGTTAGATCATGCCTTTGACAGAAAAAACTGGCTCACGACTCCCTTTGAGAACAAAGACTCCGTTGGTGTCATTCTCAATTCATTCAGCCCGGACGGAGAGGAAGGGTTTCCGGGAAACTTGAGTACCACCATGACCTACACACTGACCTATAAAGGGGAGCTGATACTGGACTACAAGGCTGTGACAGACAAGGCGACCCCGGTTAACCTGACAAATCATACCTACTTCAACCTATCCGGGATAGCAACAGGTACAATTCTGGACCATAGACTGCAGTTGGATTGCCCTTTTTATCTACCAGTGGATGAGAATCTGATCCCCACCGGTGAGATTCTATCTGTTAAGAATACAGAAATGGATTTTACAACAGAAGAGGCCATTGGGACCCGCATTGATCAGGTGGCTGGCGGCGGCTACGACCACTGCTATGTCCTGCCTTCCGGCCGTGAAGTGAGGAAGTATGGAACAGTCTATGACCCGCACTCAGGCAGAATCATGAATGTGTTTACAGATCAGCCGGGAGTTCAACTCTATACGGGAAATTCTCTTGATAATGTGAAAGGACGGGGATCTCAGGTTTATAAAAAGAATGGAGGGTTCTGCCTGGAAACACAAATGTTTCCAGACTGCGTGAATCAGACCCATTTCCCCGACTGTATCTTAAGGCCAGGAGAAGTGTACTCTCATACCAGCGCCTATCAATTTTCAGTGAAAAAAGTGTGA
- a CDS encoding protein-ADP-ribose hydrolase, whose translation MRLREYADAISLYTSVSRPEIISRKDELISTLNKAINFLSNEQKSYSKIPLDLEEKKKNLRGLLNQRMPGIIPNDISLILDRILWTERVEKGIVELKETEAVWRGDITQLQVDAIVNAANSDMLGCFHPLHACIDNAIHSAAGPQLREDCHKIMKLQGIREQTGCAKITKAHNLPSKYVVHTVGPIVESTLSEKHRSLLASSYKSCLDLASNLEDIRSIAFCCISTGVFGYPKEEAAITAIKAVREWKKENPDRFDRIIFNVFTEKDYDIYKRHI comes from the coding sequence ATGAGACTAAGAGAATATGCAGATGCAATATCTTTATATACTTCTGTATCCAGACCGGAAATAATATCCCGGAAAGATGAGTTAATCTCCACTCTTAACAAAGCAATCAATTTTCTCAGTAATGAACAAAAATCATATTCTAAGATTCCGTTGGATCTGGAGGAAAAGAAGAAGAACCTCAGGGGTCTATTAAATCAGAGAATGCCCGGAATAATCCCCAATGATATAAGCTTAATCCTTGACAGAATTCTCTGGACTGAAAGGGTTGAAAAAGGAATTGTAGAACTCAAAGAAACAGAGGCTGTATGGAGAGGAGATATTACACAACTACAGGTAGATGCCATTGTGAATGCAGCAAACAGTGATATGCTCGGATGTTTTCATCCTCTTCATGCCTGCATTGATAATGCCATACATTCTGCTGCCGGACCTCAATTAAGAGAAGACTGTCATAAAATAATGAAGCTCCAGGGCATCAGGGAGCAAACAGGATGTGCAAAAATAACAAAAGCTCATAACCTGCCCTCAAAATATGTGGTTCATACAGTAGGTCCCATTGTAGAATCTACACTAAGTGAAAAACACAGATCCCTACTGGCATCCTCATATAAATCCTGTCTTGATCTTGCATCCAACCTGGAAGACATAAGGAGTATAGCCTTCTGCTGTATCTCTACAGGAGTCTTTGGCTATCCCAAAGAAGAGGCCGCAATTACAGCAATTAAAGCAGTGAGAGAATGGAAAAAAGAAAATCCTGACAGATTTGACCGGATCATTTTCAATGTATTTACGGAGAAAGATTATGACATCTATAAAAGACATATTTAG
- a CDS encoding nuclear transport factor 2 family protein: MSQNLKLNKQNAIAFYKMSYMGQPSQAIEKYVGAEYIQHNPAVKNGKSGFISYFEQMLKEYPDKKIEFVRALAEGDQVALHTHQTWPGNDEYVTMDFFRFDDHGKIVEHWDSIQQIPDKTECGNTMY, from the coding sequence ATGAGTCAGAATCTTAAATTAAACAAACAGAATGCCATAGCTTTTTATAAAATGTCCTATATGGGACAACCGTCTCAAGCAATTGAAAAATATGTTGGGGCAGAATATATACAACACAATCCGGCTGTAAAAAATGGGAAAAGTGGATTTATCAGCTACTTTGAACAGATGTTAAAAGAATATCCAGATAAAAAAATTGAGTTTGTAAGAGCCCTTGCAGAAGGTGACCAGGTAGCCCTTCACACTCACCAGACCTGGCCGGGAAATGATGAATATGTAACTATGGATTTTTTCCGATTTGATGATCATGGAAAAATTGTTGAACATTGGGACTCTATTCAGCAGATACCTGATAAGACAGAATGTGGTAACACAATGTACTAA
- a CDS encoding HAMP domain-containing sensor histidine kinase, producing the protein MSSLTDRERATILFQKEPEEYPLIEGSIVYRKSFFQQLFYTIFILLLITVVLYFAVTIGVVKKGMNRETLQHQMAMNRMAVNLIPPSGFLTEQAAQKYSETLIDGTDARMTIINREGSVLSDTSEDKDSMDNHFFRPEIQMAFRDGWGSSTRYSSTVSMMMLYTAVYDDRNDIVIRLSQSIDHIQDDLDRIYEQILFIFIVVLILGGILTVLIARRLSATMSSVKDVAGEFAQGNFGVELDVSGSREAISLTRSINAMGRQLQDKINTITYQKNELLGMLNSMREPVVLLNHRLEVKEMNPAALAMLEPGDGLSYLGKGILQVMKSVETCELAEKTLKTGEPQEAIIHYQDKDVYLQINADALFRDEDTPPTVLLVMNDITNIKKLEIMRKDFVANVSHELKTPVTSIMGYAETLRSGALEYPEKAKEFVEIMFRQTRNLSALIDDLLTLSRIEDGRRRFHKESFSLGDLLSSAVSLCQQKAGDKNTVIEVECAPGCQLSAHPVLLEQAVTNLIENAVKYSLPDKTVRVRGYYKESHICIEVKDQGFGIPEKDLERIFERFYRVDKARSREMGGTGLGLSIVKHISQIHGGRVTVQSREGEGCIFTIMLPGDEPAELEE; encoded by the coding sequence TTGTCTTCATTGACTGACCGGGAGAGGGCTACTATCCTGTTCCAGAAGGAACCCGAAGAGTATCCACTCATCGAAGGGAGCATTGTGTACAGAAAATCATTTTTTCAACAGCTATTTTATACCATCTTCATTTTACTCCTCATAACCGTCGTCCTGTATTTTGCCGTAACGATCGGAGTCGTTAAAAAAGGTATGAACAGGGAAACCCTGCAACATCAAATGGCCATGAACCGTATGGCCGTGAATCTGATTCCCCCATCAGGCTTTCTTACAGAACAGGCAGCTCAAAAGTACAGTGAAACTCTTATTGATGGAACGGATGCCCGGATGACCATCATCAATAGAGAGGGATCTGTTCTCTCAGATACATCAGAAGACAAGGACAGCATGGATAACCATTTTTTCAGACCGGAAATCCAAATGGCCTTCAGAGATGGCTGGGGAAGTTCTACACGCTACAGCAGTACTGTCTCCATGATGATGCTGTATACCGCTGTCTATGACGATAGAAATGACATTGTGATCAGGCTTTCCCAGTCTATAGATCATATTCAGGATGACCTGGACAGGATATATGAGCAGATCCTTTTTATTTTTATAGTTGTCCTCATTCTAGGTGGAATTTTGACTGTCCTCATTGCCCGGCGCCTTAGTGCTACCATGAGCTCTGTAAAGGATGTAGCAGGAGAGTTCGCCCAGGGAAATTTTGGTGTGGAGCTGGATGTGTCTGGCTCCCGTGAAGCCATATCACTCACCAGGTCTATCAATGCCATGGGGCGTCAGCTTCAGGATAAAATCAATACAATCACTTATCAGAAAAATGAATTGTTGGGGATGCTCAACAGCATGAGGGAGCCGGTTGTGTTGCTGAATCACAGGCTGGAGGTCAAGGAGATGAACCCTGCTGCCTTGGCTATGTTAGAACCGGGAGATGGTTTGTCCTACTTGGGGAAAGGTATCCTTCAGGTCATGAAATCTGTTGAAACCTGTGAATTAGCCGAAAAGACACTGAAAACAGGAGAGCCTCAGGAGGCCATCATTCATTATCAGGACAAAGATGTGTACCTGCAGATCAATGCCGATGCTCTTTTCAGGGATGAGGATACTCCCCCTACTGTACTGCTTGTGATGAATGATATTACAAATATCAAGAAACTGGAGATCATGCGCAAAGATTTTGTAGCCAATGTCTCTCATGAGCTAAAAACCCCGGTAACGTCCATCATGGGCTATGCCGAGACCCTGCGTTCGGGAGCTTTGGAGTACCCTGAAAAGGCTAAGGAGTTTGTCGAAATCATGTTTCGTCAGACCCGTAATCTGAGTGCCCTCATCGATGACCTTTTGACCCTCTCTAGGATCGAGGATGGTCGCCGCCGTTTCCATAAAGAGTCCTTCTCCCTGGGTGACCTTCTTTCCAGTGCTGTTTCTCTTTGTCAGCAAAAAGCAGGTGATAAGAATACTGTCATTGAAGTGGAGTGTGCCCCCGGCTGTCAGCTGTCTGCTCATCCTGTTTTATTGGAACAGGCTGTGACAAATCTCATTGAAAATGCCGTGAAATACAGTCTTCCCGATAAGACAGTCAGAGTCAGGGGCTATTATAAAGAGTCACATATCTGTATAGAAGTCAAAGATCAGGGATTTGGTATTCCAGAAAAAGACCTTGAACGGATATTCGAGAGGTTTTACAGAGTCGATAAGGCTAGGAGTCGTGAAATGGGCGGAACAGGACTAGGATTATCCATTGTGAAGCATATCTCCCAGATTCATGGAGGCCGGGTGACGGTTCAAAGCCGAGAAGGGGAGGGATGCATCTTTACCATCATGCTTCCAGGAGACGAACCGGCTGAACTCGAAGAATAG
- a CDS encoding winged helix-turn-helix transcriptional regulator, translated as MEVEKKKVSAGCPVEAALNVIGGKWKGIALYHLLVDGTLRFNELKRRVGNVTQRMLTKQLRELEEDGIINRHVYAEVPPKVEYSLTEKGETLRPILIGLREWGMANAFPEFLEKNSTASNDK; from the coding sequence ATGGAAGTTGAAAAAAAGAAAGTATCCGCGGGTTGTCCTGTTGAAGCAGCTCTCAATGTAATCGGTGGTAAATGGAAAGGGATTGCCTTATACCATCTACTGGTAGACGGAACACTACGCTTTAATGAATTGAAACGAAGAGTTGGCAATGTTACACAAAGAATGCTTACAAAACAGCTAAGGGAACTTGAAGAAGATGGAATTATCAACCGACATGTGTATGCCGAAGTCCCACCGAAAGTAGAATACAGCCTCACAGAGAAAGGTGAAACTCTTCGTCCCATTCTGATTGGCCTAAGAGAATGGGGAATGGCAAATGCTTTTCCAGAGTTTTTAGAGAAAAATAGTACTGCCAGCAATGATAAATAG
- a CDS encoding 4Fe-4S binding protein, with translation MDITDYLRIVADEIHSVVVATVDEKDLPSTRVIDIMLYDENGLYFLTAKGKVFYKQLMEKSYLSLSAMTSGPDTMSRKAISISGNIRNIGSDRLEEIFKKNAYMNEIYPSKASREALEVFCLYRGQGEYFDLSTKPITRDSFVLGGAPLQKGGFLITEKCSSCGICIEKCPQDCIDQGSPYKINQEHCLHCGNCFDVCPVNAVIKAERI, from the coding sequence ATGGATATTACAGATTACCTGAGAATTGTTGCAGATGAAATACATTCTGTTGTTGTCGCAACAGTTGATGAGAAAGATTTACCCTCTACAAGGGTTATCGATATTATGCTCTATGATGAAAATGGCTTGTATTTTTTAACTGCTAAAGGAAAAGTCTTTTACAAACAGCTTATGGAAAAAAGCTATCTATCTTTAAGCGCTATGACTTCCGGTCCGGATACTATGTCACGAAAAGCAATTTCAATATCTGGAAACATCAGAAACATTGGATCTGATAGGTTGGAAGAAATTTTCAAAAAAAATGCCTATATGAATGAGATCTATCCAAGTAAAGCAAGCCGAGAGGCTCTTGAGGTTTTCTGCCTTTATCGTGGACAGGGAGAATACTTTGATCTCAGCACAAAGCCTATCACCCGGGACAGTTTTGTTCTGGGTGGCGCTCCACTGCAGAAAGGGGGATTTTTGATCACAGAAAAATGTAGCAGCTGTGGAATCTGTATTGAAAAATGTCCTCAGGATTGCATTGATCAAGGAAGTCCCTATAAAATAAATCAGGAACACTGCCTTCACTGTGGAAACTGTTTTGATGTTTGCCCTGTAAATGCCGTTATCAAGGCAGAAAGGATTTAA
- a CDS encoding zinc-binding alcohol dehydrogenase family protein, with protein sequence MKTYGYMRAHDIQNFSIEEMNIKTAEPGSLDVIVRVKAISFNPVDTKIREVRSSEDEQPQILGWDASGIIEELGSEVTSFSKGDEVFYAGDLTRPGSYSELQAVDYRLIAKKPVSISHNEAAALPLTSITAWEALFERGFEYTAETKVLIIGGAGGVGSMATQLLKALTPATVIVTASREETQDWCGSMGADYVIGRDIEKDLIEKGIDQVDIVFSTTHTDQYLDVIQSILRPFGSLVLIDDPEKLDIVSFKVKALSVHWELMFTKSMFGYHPEQQGQFFAKLATLVDQGKVKSTINMTLPNSIDSIRKAHKLLESGKSIGKIVMERS encoded by the coding sequence ATGAAAACATATGGATATATGAGAGCCCACGATATTCAGAATTTTTCGATAGAAGAAATGAATATAAAGACAGCAGAGCCAGGCTCACTGGATGTTATTGTGCGGGTGAAGGCAATATCCTTTAATCCCGTAGATACCAAGATTAGAGAAGTGAGAAGCAGTGAAGATGAACAACCGCAAATCCTGGGTTGGGATGCCTCTGGTATTATTGAAGAACTGGGTTCTGAAGTTACGAGTTTCTCTAAGGGAGATGAGGTATTTTATGCGGGAGACCTCACCCGTCCAGGCAGCTATTCCGAATTACAGGCAGTAGATTATCGTTTAATAGCCAAAAAGCCTGTATCCATAAGTCACAATGAAGCAGCAGCCCTCCCCTTAACTTCAATAACTGCATGGGAAGCTCTCTTTGAAAGGGGTTTTGAATATACAGCAGAGACAAAGGTTCTTATTATCGGTGGTGCTGGTGGAGTTGGATCAATGGCGACTCAACTTCTTAAAGCACTAACCCCTGCGACTGTCATTGTTACCGCCTCACGTGAGGAAACACAGGATTGGTGCGGCAGCATGGGAGCTGATTATGTAATAGGCCGCGATATAGAGAAAGACCTGATCGAGAAAGGTATAGATCAGGTGGATATTGTGTTTAGCACCACTCATACTGACCAATATCTTGATGTCATACAGAGTATTCTTCGACCCTTTGGAAGTCTTGTACTCATTGACGATCCTGAGAAACTGGATATTGTTTCATTTAAAGTAAAGGCACTATCTGTACATTGGGAATTAATGTTTACAAAATCCATGTTTGGTTATCACCCGGAACAGCAGGGACAGTTCTTTGCAAAGCTCGCGACCCTGGTGGATCAGGGAAAAGTAAAATCAACTATAAATATGACACTTCCTAATTCAATTGACAGTATCCGTAAAGCTCATAAATTACTCGAGAGTGGAAAATCAATAGGCAAAATTGTAATGGAACGTTCATAA
- a CDS encoding nitroreductase family protein, translating into MDAVTLLRERRSIRAFKDEVIDREIMKKIIDNAIYYPSWANTQTARYTLIDDKEIVKKLAEEGMFGPNIKTVGKAPAALVISYVNGFTGKAPGGNEFVTKKGASWDMFDAGIASQNFCLAAYEKGVGTVIMGLFDEDKVSEIIDLPENETVAAVIPYGYETKHPKAAPRKAIDEVVRYI; encoded by the coding sequence ATGGATGCAGTTACATTACTGAGAGAAAGAAGAAGTATAAGAGCTTTTAAAGATGAAGTAATAGATAGAGAGATCATGAAAAAGATTATTGACAATGCAATTTATTATCCCAGTTGGGCGAACACTCAGACAGCAAGATATACCTTAATTGATGACAAAGAAATTGTTAAAAAACTGGCTGAAGAAGGAATGTTCGGACCAAATATAAAGACTGTGGGTAAGGCACCTGCAGCATTAGTTATCAGCTATGTGAATGGATTTACGGGAAAGGCTCCCGGTGGAAATGAATTTGTAACGAAAAAAGGAGCATCCTGGGATATGTTTGATGCAGGAATTGCCAGTCAAAACTTTTGTCTTGCAGCATATGAAAAAGGTGTTGGTACTGTTATCATGGGCCTTTTTGATGAAGATAAAGTATCAGAGATTATTGATCTACCAGAAAATGAAACAGTGGCAGCCGTTATCCCCTATGGATATGAAACTAAACACCCCAAGGCAGCACCACGAAAAGCAATTGATGAAGTAGTAAGATATATTTAA
- a CDS encoding nuclear transport factor 2 family protein, which yields MKKSFIAMVILEVLGIFIFSGCTSISAEKKLTNSDKALQVLNSLESGDPAAFEIWVSEDSYTQHNLTFPDGRQTVLDALPSLKKAGTTVEIKRVITDGDFVALHSAYNLFGEKAGFDIFRFENGVIVEHWDNLSSITAANPSGHTQLDGSIVIKDRELTDQNRSLVKNFVNDVLIGKNPGNITKYFDGDKYIQHNSGIADGLSGLGTALAFMAEAGVTMTYDETHMVIAEGNFVLTVSEGSFAAEHTSFYDLFRVENGFIAEHWDIIETIIPESERANTNGKF from the coding sequence ATGAAAAAAAGTTTTATAGCCATGGTCATTTTGGAAGTATTGGGAATATTTATTTTTAGTGGATGTACCAGCATATCTGCAGAGAAGAAACTTACAAACAGTGATAAAGCATTACAGGTATTAAATAGTCTGGAAAGTGGAGATCCTGCTGCATTTGAAATTTGGGTCAGTGAAGATTCCTATACCCAGCATAATCTTACATTTCCTGATGGGAGACAAACTGTTCTGGATGCCTTGCCCTCACTTAAAAAAGCCGGAACAACTGTGGAAATCAAAAGGGTAATCACGGATGGAGACTTTGTTGCCCTTCATTCAGCGTACAATCTTTTTGGAGAGAAAGCAGGATTTGATATTTTCCGTTTTGAGAATGGTGTAATCGTTGAACACTGGGATAATCTGAGCTCTATAACGGCAGCCAACCCCAGCGGTCATACTCAGTTAGACGGTTCAATAGTGATCAAAGACAGAGAGCTGACAGATCAAAATAGAAGCCTTGTAAAAAACTTTGTTAATGATGTACTGATAGGTAAGAATCCCGGGAACATAACAAAGTATTTTGATGGTGATAAGTACATACAGCACAACTCAGGAATAGCAGATGGTCTGAGTGGATTAGGAACAGCTCTGGCATTTATGGCTGAAGCAGGAGTGACAATGACTTATGATGAGACTCATATGGTTATTGCAGAGGGTAACTTTGTGCTGACAGTAAGTGAAGGTTCATTTGCTGCTGAACACACTTCATTTTATGATTTATTCAGAGTTGAAAATGGGTTTATTGCGGAACATTGGGACATAATAGAAACTATTATTCCTGAATCAGAAAGAGCGAATACTAACGGAAAGTTCTAA
- a CDS encoding Rrf2 family transcriptional regulator produces MQIGTKFSVSIHILLSVEVFKNDYKVTSDFIASSVNTNPVVIRKLMSLLRNAGLIEITQGTGGIELTRAPDQISLKDIYKAVEPQTELFKIHKDTAPGCPVGGNIEHLLTPYFAKLQSSFNENLNTVTLADMMTSLANLHKR; encoded by the coding sequence ATGCAGATAGGTACAAAATTTTCAGTTTCAATTCATATTCTACTCAGTGTTGAAGTCTTTAAAAATGATTACAAAGTAACCAGTGATTTTATAGCCTCAAGTGTGAATACAAATCCAGTGGTAATAAGAAAGCTTATGAGCCTTCTGAGAAATGCCGGACTTATAGAAATTACCCAGGGAACCGGTGGCATAGAACTGACAAGAGCTCCCGATCAAATTTCCTTAAAAGACATTTACAAGGCAGTAGAACCACAAACGGAACTATTCAAGATTCATAAGGACACAGCTCCAGGCTGCCCTGTTGGTGGAAACATAGAACACCTACTGACCCCCTACTTCGCAAAACTACAAAGTTCTTTTAACGAGAATCTAAACACTGTCACCCTGGCAGATATGATGACATCCCTGGCCAATTTACATAAAAGATAG